DNA from Castor canadensis chromosome 3, mCasCan1.hap1v2, whole genome shotgun sequence:
GATACAGATTGATTTTGAGGCAACTGATGCTCTTAAATCCAAGCAAAGGAATCCATATGTAATTGTATTTTGGATAGTAGACTTTGGATCctttaccacaaaataaaaagaattaaattattaTATTCCAGACTATCTTTTTACAAGAATTGTTTATTGGCAGCTTTCTTATATGCTAGTCATTTTCTTACAGATTCTGTAAATTTTTTCCTCCATTCctcatttatttcaaatataacaGAAACCACATCAACACTGAGTTGAGCAAATGTGTGTGATACTAGAGTCAAAACATCTTGCAATAAATtcaacattttctctcagaagagaGTAACGTAAACTTCACTCAGAAATTAGGCAGCACTATAGTCAGTAAAGTTAGGTGGGGATTTTTCTACAATTAAAAGAGATTACTCAGCATCTGGTAAATGGCATCTATTAGTTAGATATCAATAAGCAGAACTGTATGCAAGCAATGGTACTTGTActcacaaaatggaaaaatagtaaaataaaggtTTTACTAGCATACACAGAATTACACATTTAAGTAAAAACATGATGCatagtttatataaatatatgaaatagccAGTGTGCTTGTAAATCcaagcactctggaggctaaggtaggaggattgagggtttgatgccagcctggactattgtgagtctcaaaacaaaacaacaaaaaaacccaaaacaaccacAAAATATGCAATGCCTAGGATTAAATTTAAAGATAGAAAAATGTAACTTCCTtgcttaaaaacttttaaaatgaccCGACACTACAACACTTAAGATCCCTGAAGGGTGGAATTTTCTTAACGAGCTCTATTTCTTAGTTCAAAACTATATGCTGAATGAAGACTTCATCAACTTGTGATTTAGTTTTCaagctttctcattttctgtcctgtccctaaaattttaaatattctagaGTACTTGAACATACCACAATGGTCTATGTTCCGAATACCTTTCTTTGCTTTACTATGAAATCCTACGTATCAATCGAGACCCATCTCAAAACCTCACCTTGAGTCCTTGATacttcaaatcaaaattacattaaatagggataaaaatgaaagttttaaattaaataaggctttcctataatttttcatttaagaattaaaaattaaatatctgatAATCATGAAAAATATTGTCCAGAAATTCAAATCAGGTACTGTGATTCAATATAACTATATGATCTGTGAAAAGGTTTAAAAGTAGTGGTGGCTGGCAGTTTTTGACATGGCTCCCCGCAGTCTCTGCCTCTTGGTATTCATAGGCTGTTAATCAACCCTCCTCTCCCCAAGTGTGTGCTGGGCCCAATGAATGACTGCTTCTAGTCAACACAACTGGTAAGGTGATAGAATATCACTTTAGAAACTAGATTACAAAAGACTGATTCTATCCTGCTGGCTACTGCTTCTTCAGCTTGCTCACTTTGTCTATTGCCCCCTTGCCTGCTACTCTGATGAAGGAGGCCTCCTGTGTGGGAAGGTCCATGTATGTGGCAAGAACAGAGAGCAGCCTGTAGTCAAAAGCCATCACTGAGGCTCTCAGACCAATAAGCCTTCAGGAACTAAATTCTGTGAAAAACTTTCATCTGAAGGCAGATCTCTCATCAAACAAATCTTCAGATGAGACCCTAGACCTAGCTTAGGACTTGACTGCAACCTTAAGAGACTCTAAAGCTAAGAATCCACCCAAGCTGTGCCCCAATTCCCAGAAAAGAGAAATtgtaaaaaaatgtgttttcaaaccacagtaacatatacacacatacaaaatgtGTTTTAATCCACTAAATTCTGTATTATCTGTTAGGCAACAATAGGTAACTAATTCACAACAGAACAGCACAATCAACACTCATCTGATACAAAAGTAGCAAAGGCCTTGAATGTGGATATTAGCATAAATTCGGAAATGTCAGGGAAAGGAGCTGTGATGCCCTTCCCTAACTTTATcaatattcattgtatggggtaAAATACACAGATGAAAAAATGTGTAAGCTACTCTAAAGAATGAGGTAACCTTTGTTAAGTACATCAATTTACCATTATAGAAGAATGAATCTAGTATTTAATAACTCTAAAATTTGTctcctgaaatattttctttgttgagacACATTTATTCAAAGTTAGGAAACTGTATATCAAATATTTAGGATAAACtattaagaaaaaaggaataagaGTATTCCCAACActaagggaggcagaggtaaaggCAAGAGGATAGTAAAtccaaggctagtctgggctacatagcaagaccctgtcttaatttaaagaaaaaggattaATTCAACATTTCAAATTACTTCCGAAAACCTAAGGCATTTTATATCCatataaaagtgaattaaatatATGTCACCATGTATTTGCTGAAGCAAATGATAAAACTCTTAATTGAAATTCTGTTCAACTTAATGATGACTATTCACAGTTATAGTATGGCAGAAATCTCTCTCCAAGCTGTATAATTAAATTGATGAACTAAAAGTCATTCATTTACTAAAACTCATGAAATTCTCTCAATCTGagggaaaaaatcaaaacagataaCATAAAATGTTAATCGAAGCATCTTTCCAACTTTGGCTCACAATGAATACTACCAAGtttaatatacaataaaaatgatCTTGACTACTAAAAATACCCTTTGATATTTTTATCAGACAATTATTCACTTCAATAAGTAATAGCTTATGGTATCAGTGTGTTACATCTTGGGCCTAAAACTGTTTTCCAGAGAAATGTTCTCTAATTTTAAAGTGAAGATCAAAGGGAAATTAATTTGATCTATTGAACTTGCTTTTGTTAATCATAATCAACTTAttcagcaacagaaaactaaaCTACAGAAAAGTTTATGAAAGGGTAATCAAAACTTCAAACCACAGTAGTAAAAATAAgtataaagggctggaggagtggctcaaaaggaaaagagtgcctgcctagcaagcgtgaggccaagttcaaaccccagtgccaccaattaaaaaaaaaaattgtcagaaaAACAATCATTATTGTCATAAGTGTAATTACTACTGAGGTAATTTCTTACATTTTAACATAAATTTGCATACCTTGACAAGCACCTAACATCTCACCTTAGAAACAAAGTTTttccaaacacaaaaaaaatatattctaaatgaACATTTAATCTTTGGAAAATACCCAATAATATAACAATAACACACATGACTAAAATACACAGAAGAGTCTATAGTTTAATTGTGAGTTTACTGTTAAGTAtgccttgctttttttctttataaactgcAGGGCTTCATCTTTTTCTGGTGGACTAGGTAAATGATCTGTTTCTGAAGTTCATCTCAAAGTGATAGGCAACTGAAAAGTATGTGGAACTAAAGACTTATTAAACTAAAAACCTCACTCCAGATTACATTTCCTGGTCAATAAGGATTTATAAGAGTAAAAGAATATAGTAGAATCTAAATGATTCATTCAGtgcaatttattttcaaataaaaatttgagccaggcaccagaggcgcatgcctagctgcttgggaggcagagatccagattgtggttagcccaggcaaacaattcatgagaccctattggaaaacgtccaacacaaaaaaggggtggagaAGTAGCTCAacttgtagagcacctgcctagcaagcatgaggccctgaattcaaaccccagtacaccacaaaaataaataaataaaaataactattatCTTCAGGAAGGTGAAAAAATAACTGCATGTGTTTACCCTTCCTCCCCATTCTGTACTAACTAGAATTAAATcttttattacattatttgaatgaacaaataaatagtaCAACGattaaaccaataaagaaaaaattgtatAACATTCAAACTTTGCAAGAGAGATCCTTCAAAGCATTCATTTCACAGTTGTTTAGTTAAAACCTCCAACGTGCTATGCGTTTTTCTAGGTGCTAAGGAACCAGCAGAGGAAAAGTTAATACTATTCTCATAAAATTTATATTCCAATGTGGACAAAGattatctaaaatttttatttttgtttttagagtcCCTCACTTTGCAAATGTCAACAGTTCCCAATTAAGGGCCCATTTTGTTTGTTAGGTTTGAAGGACCAGACAGACTATCAATAAGTAGACAGAGCAAGATACCAGAAGTCCTCAGAGGCAATACAAAGAATGATGTAAGAAATATTTGCTCTATTATACCAACAGTTACTAGGCactattattttttcttgaattccCTTTTCATTCTGCTAAAATACTTCTTTGACTCTTAAGACTATGTATGACAGGGCATAGTAGCACTTATCCATATCCCTGCTACTCTAAAGGTAGAGACAAGAGGACTGTGATTCAAAACCAGccggcaaaagttagcaagacactatctcaaaaacaaggcaGGTGGGGAGGTAGGGAATAGGGGTTTTATGGGAGAGCAATgcagggggtaaatctaatttaGATATACAGATATACTACAAGCacaaatgtaaatatcacaatgaacccctgctgtacaactattatatgctaataaaaaaattaaattaaaaaaagccaggtatggtaacCCAGGCCTGTGCTCCCTCCcatctactcagaaggcagtgCCTGGTCCCTAGCCCATGCAGTTAGCAAGATACCCTGTttgggggttaaaaaaaaaaaaaaatgaaaaaaggattgGAgatgtggtagagcatctgctttgcaagtgtgaagctctgagttcaaatcctagtcctacccctgtcaaaaaaaagaaaacagaaggtatGGCTGAAGAAGGAGAGCACTTGATAGGCAATTTAAAGACAAACTATGTAGCTAAATTCTTATAATCCTGAACTTTATTTTGCTCCTCCTTCCTCATTTCACTGGTGTAAATCAACAGATGTAATTCTATGTCCATGCTCTTCCATCTCAAAAAAGATTTTACATTTGAGTGTCCATGGTTGCAGAAATGAGAGTAGTGTTTATTCTGATTCTCCTTACTTTGTAGGTAGTTTTTTGCCTAGAaggcttttaagatttttctcattctctctctctttttttctttttaatctaaaacTACCTTGCTGATCATTTGATAAAATCACTCATCTGAAAACATGTACCTTTTGCTCTGGAAAGTTTTAGTCTTCCTACTAATCAttttttcccctgtattttttaaACACTTGTTTGCAGAAATCCTAGGCCACTTCTCTTACCATATGTGCAATATGTGGATATTtcactttttgtatttttatctcttttgttcCACATTTGGAGAACCTCTTTAATCTGAACTTCCAAATCATCAACTAGAtctagtatatattttatattttaaattatcttctgctccttgatttatttcttttaatgagtttggtttttggttcttctttcattaagtttcatttttaaaatatatgaaaattatgtGTTCAAATCAAAGAATGAAGGTCAATACAAATACTAACTGGCAAGGATTTCTCCTTTAGTTTTAAATTTCACCAAAACCCTTCATTCTGAAATAGAGGTCATAATATTCTAAACTTTAGATAAGGAGGTAGGATATGTCAAATTAGCTCCTGCATAGGAGACTTTTTGGATGGATAAGCAAGCTGGAGGACTCTCATTGCCAAAATAATCAAGAGAGggaaaaatcaattaattaaaacaatcaggaagggaaaaaattagttaataaaaaaaaaatccagcaaagATAAAAGGTGAAATTAGCCCTCAAAATCCTTGTCTATTATCATAAACAGgctcaaaattttaaagaaaagaaaagtcatgtGTGGCAGTATAAACATCTATAAAGCCAGCTCTCATAAGGAAGCCGAAGGATGGCAGTTGGTGGCTAGCCTaaactacacagtgagttcaagttCAGCAGCCAGCCACACagggagaccctatcccaaaaaaatcaatggatgAGGATGTAaatgctcagtggtacagtgtttgcctagcatgcacaaagccacACAGCATTAAGTTCAACCCCTAGCACTCTCCCCTTTACCTAACCTCCCGcaagaaaaggtaaaaacaaagcatgaacacaaaaatgaaagaaagagtcaTAATAGCCAGAAACCTAACTGTAAaattcaaaactataaaacttacattaaaaaaaaaaaggaaaaaaatcctgccCTATTTGGGGAAAGCAAAAATTTGTAGTCAGACTAGTATAAGCCTTCTAAATTTATTCCAAATCATTTTAACTACTCTAGATCCTTTGCCTGGTCACAGACTGGATCCTCTATTATGAAGAAAGGACTCTGGATCAACTATTAGAGTACTTTGGTTATATAAGAGAACATCCTTATTCTTAGGAAATACACACTATAGTGTTTTGGAGAAAAGCACCAAGATACATGGAACTTAGATTCAAGTGATTTCAAAAACAATTTGGGAAGAACAAACAGATTAACAGATTAATCTGGATAAAAGATATgagtaaatttaaaaacacacttAGGAGGAAAGTGGAAGTTGTTTACAATGAATTTATATTAGCCACACAGATAAGAAGGTAGGGTGACATGCAGTGAGGAAAGTTTTGGTATCTCTGGTTGGGGTTATAAGCAGAATGTAGGGTACCCAGGACGTCATGATGTGATTTGTTTTTCCCTAACCCTTAATGCTGAGTAACTTATCAGCCACCTGTGTCTCCTCTTTCATTAAACGCCTATCcatatcttttgcccatttttcttttgggtcctttatttttcccttttattttggtGTGGAggttttctgtatatatatatacacatactttattttttttttttttttggtggtactggggcttgaattcagggcctcaggtttgctatgcaggtgcttcaccacttgactcactccaccagccctgtttcatattgggtttttccagataggaactatttgcctcaggctagcttcaaactgtaatcctgatctctgcctcctgagtagctagggattacagatgtaagccaccagtgaCCAGCTGTATTGAGTCACAATACTAATCTTTCATCAGTTGTGTTCAAATTTtgttctgatcttttttttttttggccgtactggagtttgaactcagagcctacaccttcagccattccaccagctctctgttgtgaagagtttttttttttttttttttttttttgatataagtcaagaactatttacctggtctggcttcgaaccacgatcttcctcaggaattctgcctcctgagtagccaggattagagACACAAGCCACAGGTGTACTATCTATGGAAAATTCTGCTACTTGTCTATCCCCTCCATTCTCTATCCACCTAAAATCaggacccccccccccaatttTATGTTAGTTTGGAACAGCAACATTCCCTGTTCTACCCTGTGATCAAATTCTAGCCAATGACACAAGGATGTATAATGTGTAATTTCAGGGATGCTCCCAGAGTTTTAAGAGGATGaaataacaaaatgagaaagcaaaTGCTACAAAGTCTAATTCTAAAGCTTATGCCCTACCAAATCTAACCTACTTTCTTAAAGTCAAATCTTCACTATATTTTTGTTACAAATGCCTGGATTATGCAAATTACAAAAGTACtcgttttatttaaaaaaatctattttctcacaaatgtaaaatgaggatagtccaacatttattttaaaactatctgttcaaattttaaatatattttctcaaaCAAATGATGTTCAAGATTAGTAAGCAGAAATGATTCAGATGGGGCACACTTAGACCTCAGTAAGGGTTTTTGTAGAGCTCTGTTTCTTAAGTGGCTGAGTTCCCTCAGAATGTTCTTTAACTTAGAATGTAATATCAAGAAGCATTAAAGGATACCCTCTCCATACACTCCACTCCTGAGGAAGCCCCCAAACAACAATTGCTGTGCTCTTACCCTACGCATGGCTTCCTCCTCTTCTTGACGCTTTTCGTAATGTGCAAAGTCATCAAAAATTGAGGTGGTATGCTTGAAAGTAGCAATTATTTTAAGCACTTGCTTCGCTTTTTCTAGGGGTACTTCTTGAGTGTCCCTTGAATTGGTTACTGGtttgttgtcattattttctaAGCGAATATGCCGTAATTGGTTATTGGGAACATCTTTGACAAAGATCCATTTAACTTCAAATTTGCCCTTCCACTTATCCTGAGACCAGACACCAGCATATGCATTATAGTCCACAACAGACTTCATTTCAGCCACTCCACAAAAATGTCCACTGCCATTCACACTGAAGAGTAAATAGAGTGGGCCTTTCCCATTTAAGGAACGGTAGGCTGCATCCAAACGCTTATTACCATGCTCAGTACTACACCAGATAGAGTACTTAATGGAACGATGTATGTCATCCTCAGAATAGCTTTTAATTATAAACACACGTCCATTCTTCAGGTTCCAATCAAAGTCTTTGGGATTATAGTTGTTTATGGCCTTTAGCTTTTCCAGCACTGGATGCACCTCTACACTAGAAGGTGAAGCGCTGACAGGTACGACACCTAAACCAAAGTTTTCACCACCCGCTCCATTGTTCTGGTTGAAGCCTGCTCCCCTGTTCCGAGGAGCTACCCAGCGATTCTGCAGCTGCTGTTGTTGGGGCTGCACTTGGTGAGGCTGGGCCTGTGGCTGAGGTCCTTGTTGCTGCTGTGGTTGTGGTAGCTGAGGCTGCTGTTGAGGCAGTTGGCTTTGCACCAATGGTGGTGGTTGAATTAATGGCTGAGGCTGCTGGATTATAGTTTGAGGAGGCAGAACTGGTTGGGTTGGTGGAGCCTTTACCACTGACCCCTTTTCATCCCAAGTTCCAATATTCATGTTGTGTTTTATAGGAGGTGGTGGCACAGCAGAACCCCCAATTCCCACATTGCCCTTGGGTTTAAGTTTCGGTTGAGGTTTGGCAGGCTTTCTGGCAATAGCAGCCCAGGAGGTTGGTTTAGGTGCTGCACTGCTAACTGGGGGCACACTATTGGTTGCAATGCTAGTCATACCACTGCTGCTCAAGGCTGTACCTACAGTTTTTGTCACTGCAGCTGTCAGGTCACCACCAATTTTCAGTCCAGTCATGCCTTGCTCAATACTGCTAATGCCAGGCACCTTACTCAAAGTATCATTGCCAAATCCAGCCTGTCCATCAGTAATAGCTCTCCCAAGAGAACTAGGTGGATAGCCATAACTGCTACTATAAGCAGAACTTTGTGTTGATTGTCCCTGAGATCCACTTGTCCCCCACGTAGAGAAATCAGCATTaccaggaaaaaagttaaatcCATGTTGACCAAGAAATGGAGGGGTATTTCCTAATGCCCCAGGTTGACTAAAAACACCATCTGGTAtataatgatgttctccattacTCATTTGTCCATAGGTTGTCAGATATGGCATAGGCTGGTCTCCAGCCGTGGACCATGCTGCTTCCCCAAGTGAATATGGAAATCCAATGGATGGAGCATAGTAACTAGGCATATATGGATCTGACATTGGTGGATAGCTGTTACTCTGCAAAATAGAAGACCACAATCAGTAGTGAAATGTCTTCCTAACAGGATGGGAGAGAAAAGCATCTGAAAGACTAAAAtcagttttaaataaatgaaggcaATCTACCTATACTAGAtacacaaattaaaatttcaaatcacATCTTATCAGCAGAAGTTTTCAGATGagtattctgggtttttttgagaaaaggtctcactatgtagcccaggttggccttgaattcacaaacCTCCTGCTTGAGCACACCCCCCTGCCCAgcactggaattataggcatgaaccaccactctCAGCTGCAGAtgagtatttatattttttaacacaATATAGGGATTTTTAGGAGTGAGGGATACAAGTGGAATTGATATTGAACTTGATTGCTTGAAGAATCAAGTTCAATTGAATTGAACTTGATTGCTTGAAGAATCAAGTTCTCTGCCACAATTTTACAATACTGCAATTTCTCCAAAAAAGCAGATTTATCTACAGATACAAAATTATCATTTATAGCCATCTATATTTTAAGCTACTGACATGTTAAAACACTTAcatccaaaaattaaataaacctgAAAACACTATCAAATACAGAAATTAAATTGCAGTCATTCTGTGCAGTCATTTGAATTTTGTGCTTTcattaataaaatggagaaatcTACATTCggagaagaaaaaagattcaAGATTCTGCTGATAGCATGATCCcacattgtttttttgttttgttttggtatttccatttagaaaaggaaatagaggctgggagtggctcaagtggtagagcacctgtctagcaatcttgaggccctgagttcaaatccttatCTTGGTTTCTTAAGGTTGGGTTGAGATAACAGAagaccttttctctacttcccaaATTTTGTACAAAACTTACAACTTTCTTGATCAGGATGTTTTAAATTTAGAAACAGcaagttcttcattttttcccagAATTATGACAATCAAATAACATTATTTTGAATACTAAGTAAGCATGCATTGAGTAATTTCCAAAAAGACCAAGACATCAAATTCTATTACTAAAAACTGTTACAaactaatgcaaaaataaaatatttcaaggatTTCCCCTGAAAATGAgtttatgtcaaaaaaaaaatctgattaagattttttttcaatttttgctttaggtgtGATTTTTAGACCTTGGACAGTTCTTTAGAATTTGCAGAATGGtgcaaggtaaaaaaaaaaaaattgaataggaCAATCAGTACCCGCCCCCCAATGGTCAATACTGTTATGGTTGACTATCTactaaatttatatatacattctaAGTTTCCTGGAATCAAGTTCTTAGCTCAATTATTTTCTGCTGCTACATTTTGGAGGACTATTCTGTACCTACTTTTTCCAAAAGAAAGTACTGATGTACCTTCGATAAGGCTGAAGGTGttcctcagtggtagaacatttgcctagttAATATGCATGAGGCCAAGTTTAACCCTCAGTCCCACACAAAAACAAAGGTAGTGTATCAATATAAATGTGTGACAACATTGCAATATGCTACATGGAACTCACAAACAtcattaaaaactgaaatgttttattattactacttttctcttagtgctggggattaattCAGGGCtggtctaccattgagctatacccccccCCCGCCCTTATTACAAATACTAAGTTACTTGTAACACTTCAACTATTGCAACTATTGCAGAACAGTGCAAGGTAAAAAACCACTGTCTCTATTGAGAAAGTTAATGTAATATGGTGTCTTTTGAAGTGATTCTTTGATCCTCTAACTAAAACTAAAATAACTTCAGAATCAAACAGAGGTTACATTTAAGTTAACAACTCTGGCCAGGgacagtggctcaagtctataactCTATAATCacagaggccagtccaggcaaaaagtttgctatACCCCATCACAACCAATGGCTACATGCTGTGGTATGCCTGTTATCATACCTATACAGGGCAGCATGAACAAGAAGATCTagtcaaggccagccagggcctaaggcaagatcctatctcaaaaacaactaacaacagggctggtagagtggctcagtggtaagagcacctacctactaAGCATGAAACCCTGGACTAAACGCCCAGTGCTGCTCaaaaaaatgacaacaacaacaaaaactctgaAGATCTACTGGGTATTACTTATAAAACTGACTTTAAAAGGACCAATtttataatcctagtactcaagACAATtccaaggtcaaggccagcctgggtttcaTAACTCTCTCaaatccaagacaaaaaaaaaagtggggggtaGCAGGTAAATA
Protein-coding regions in this window:
- the Ythdf3 gene encoding YTH domain-containing family protein 3 isoform X3, whose amino-acid sequence is MFYLDLTLLHRAEETGEESFSVQNGSIHQKDAVNDDDFEPYLSSQTNQSNSYPPMSDPYMPSYYAPSIGFPYSLGEAAWSTAGDQPMPYLTTYGQMSNGEHHYIPDGVFSQPGALGNTPPFLGQHGFNFFPGNADFSTWGTSGSQGQSTQSSAYSSSYGYPPSSLGRAITDGQAGFGNDTLSKVPGISSIEQGMTGLKIGGDLTAAVTKTVGTALSSSGMTSIATNSVPPVSSAAPKPTSWAAIARKPAKPQPKLKPKGNVGIGGSAVPPPPIKHNMNIGTWDEKGSVVKAPPTQPVLPPQTIIQQPQPLIQPPPLVQSQLPQQQPQLPQPQQQQGPQPQAQPHQVQPQQQQLQNRWVAPRNRGAGFNQNNGAGGENFGLGVVPVSASPSSVEVHPVLEKLKAINNYNPKDFDWNLKNGRVFIIKSYSEDDIHRSIKYSIWCSTEHGNKRLDAAYRSLNGKGPLYLLFSVNGSGHFCGVAEMKSVVDYNAYAGVWSQDKWKGKFEVKWIFVKDVPNNQLRHIRLENNDNKPVTNSRDTQEVPLEKAKQVLKIIATFKHTTSIFDDFAHYEKRQEEEEAMRRERNRNKQ
- the Ythdf3 gene encoding YTH domain-containing family protein 3 isoform X1; translated protein: MFYLDLTLLHRAEETGEESFSVQNGSIHQKDAVNDDDFEPYLSSQTNQSNSYPPMSDPYMPSYYAPSIGFPYSLGEAAWSTAGDQPMPYLTTYGQMSNGEHHYIPDGVFSQPGALGNTPPFLGQHGFNFFPGNADFSTWGTSGSQGQSTQSSAYSSSYGYPPSSLGRAITDGQAGFGNDTLSKVPGISSIEQGMTGLKIGGDLTAAVTKTVGTALSSSGMTSIATNSVPPVSSAAPKPTSWAAIARKPAKPQPKLKPKGNVGIGGSAVPPPPIKHNMNIGTWDEKGSVVKAPPTQPVLPPQTIIQQPQPLIQPPPLVQSQLPQQQPQLPQPQQQQGPQPQAQPHQVQPQQQQLQNRWVAPRNRGAGFNQNNGAGGENFGLGVVPVSASPSSVEVHPVLEKLKAINNYNPKDFDWNLKNGRVFIIKSYSEDDIHRSIKYSIWCSTEHGNKRLDAAYRSLNGKGPLYLLFSVNGSGHFCGVAEMKSVVDYNAYAGVWSQDKWKGKFEVKWIFVKDVPNNQLRHIRLENNDNKPVTNSRDTQEVPLEKAKQVLKIIATFKHTTSIFDDFAHYEKRQEEEEAMRRVTSWNTLTQN
- the Ythdf3 gene encoding YTH domain-containing family protein 3 isoform X4, which codes for MSDPYMPSYYAPSIGFPYSLGEAAWSTAGDQPMPYLTTYGQMSNGEHHYIPDGVFSQPGALGNTPPFLGQHGFNFFPGNADFSTWGTSGSQGQSTQSSAYSSSYGYPPSSLGRAITDGQAGFGNDTLSKVPGISSIEQGMTGLKIGGDLTAAVTKTVGTALSSSGMTSIATNSVPPVSSAAPKPTSWAAIARKPAKPQPKLKPKGNVGIGGSAVPPPPIKHNMNIGTWDEKGSVVKAPPTQPVLPPQTIIQQPQPLIQPPPLVQSQLPQQQPQLPQPQQQQGPQPQAQPHQVQPQQQQLQNRWVAPRNRGAGFNQNNGAGGENFGLGVVPVSASPSSVEVHPVLEKLKAINNYNPKDFDWNLKNGRVFIIKSYSEDDIHRSIKYSIWCSTEHGNKRLDAAYRSLNGKGPLYLLFSVNGSGHFCGVAEMKSVVDYNAYAGVWSQDKWKGKFEVKWIFVKDVPNNQLRHIRLENNDNKPVTNSRDTQEVPLEKAKQVLKIIATFKHTTSIFDDFAHYEKRQEEEEAMRRVTSWNTLTQN
- the Ythdf3 gene encoding YTH domain-containing family protein 3 isoform X2, which encodes MSATSVDQRPKGQGNKVSVQNGSIHQKDAVNDDDFEPYLSSQTNQSNSYPPMSDPYMPSYYAPSIGFPYSLGEAAWSTAGDQPMPYLTTYGQMSNGEHHYIPDGVFSQPGALGNTPPFLGQHGFNFFPGNADFSTWGTSGSQGQSTQSSAYSSSYGYPPSSLGRAITDGQAGFGNDTLSKVPGISSIEQGMTGLKIGGDLTAAVTKTVGTALSSSGMTSIATNSVPPVSSAAPKPTSWAAIARKPAKPQPKLKPKGNVGIGGSAVPPPPIKHNMNIGTWDEKGSVVKAPPTQPVLPPQTIIQQPQPLIQPPPLVQSQLPQQQPQLPQPQQQQGPQPQAQPHQVQPQQQQLQNRWVAPRNRGAGFNQNNGAGGENFGLGVVPVSASPSSVEVHPVLEKLKAINNYNPKDFDWNLKNGRVFIIKSYSEDDIHRSIKYSIWCSTEHGNKRLDAAYRSLNGKGPLYLLFSVNGSGHFCGVAEMKSVVDYNAYAGVWSQDKWKGKFEVKWIFVKDVPNNQLRHIRLENNDNKPVTNSRDTQEVPLEKAKQVLKIIATFKHTTSIFDDFAHYEKRQEEEEAMRRVTSWNTLTQN